The following are from one region of the Sandaracinus amylolyticus genome:
- a CDS encoding ABC1 kinase family protein: protein MAPPTLLSAVRDLDRLRQIVAVLVRHGFGEIVARTSLGSLVVGKSEARNNQSVGERVRLVIQDLGPSFVKLGQIVSTRPDLIPPEVIIELKKLQDRVPPVAYEAIKEQIESDLGSPLDQIFESFDAVPLASASVGQVHRAQLRTSDGQVRQVAVKVQRPSIKTVIERDVELLYILAQAVERSIPDARIYSPVKLVSEFDRAITAELDFGLEADHAIRFAKNFEGHPEVRFPKIYREASGKRVLALEFFEGRKVYDAVAQGFDPEKITRATLGIIIKSIFEDGFFHADPHPGNVILMGVADAPVIGLIDLGLVGRLTPQLRDKTIDLMVAAVQEDYRGIADALYAIGTPTRKVDRQAFEAEVAMLAEKYLGKKLADIQVSALIRDLVQGATKYGIEIPPDFLMVGKALMTVEGVGKEIAPHFDLYEEMKPYFLRLLANRYSPERMLPELLRSVARISSAATEFPMQAQEILEDLRRGRLEVRVREPSLTQAFDVIGRRIYSGFVVGSLVMGSAWLASAGSWTASGLFFVMALAWGGAHTVLAMWLSRKKRP, encoded by the coding sequence ATGGCTCCGCCCACGCTGCTGAGCGCGGTTCGCGATCTCGATCGCCTCCGCCAGATCGTCGCGGTCCTGGTGCGACACGGGTTCGGTGAGATCGTCGCCCGCACCAGCCTCGGCTCGCTCGTCGTCGGCAAGTCGGAGGCGCGCAACAACCAGTCGGTCGGCGAGCGCGTGCGCCTCGTCATCCAGGACCTCGGTCCGAGCTTCGTGAAGCTCGGGCAGATCGTCTCGACGCGCCCCGATCTGATCCCGCCCGAGGTGATCATCGAGCTCAAGAAGCTCCAGGATCGGGTGCCGCCCGTCGCGTACGAGGCGATCAAGGAGCAGATCGAGAGCGACCTCGGCTCGCCGCTCGATCAGATCTTCGAGAGCTTCGACGCGGTGCCGCTCGCGTCCGCGTCGGTCGGCCAGGTGCATCGCGCGCAGCTCAGGACGAGCGATGGTCAGGTGCGTCAGGTCGCGGTGAAGGTCCAGCGACCGAGCATCAAGACGGTCATCGAGCGCGACGTCGAGCTGCTCTACATCCTCGCGCAGGCGGTCGAGCGCTCGATCCCCGACGCGCGCATCTACTCGCCGGTGAAGCTCGTCAGCGAGTTCGATCGCGCGATCACCGCGGAGCTCGACTTCGGGCTCGAGGCCGATCACGCGATCCGTTTCGCGAAGAACTTCGAGGGGCACCCCGAGGTGCGCTTCCCGAAGATCTATCGAGAGGCCTCGGGCAAGCGTGTGCTCGCGCTCGAGTTCTTCGAGGGACGCAAGGTCTACGACGCGGTCGCGCAGGGCTTCGACCCCGAGAAGATCACGCGCGCGACGCTCGGGATCATCATCAAGTCGATCTTCGAGGACGGCTTCTTCCACGCCGATCCGCACCCCGGGAACGTGATCCTGATGGGCGTCGCCGACGCGCCGGTGATCGGGCTCATCGATCTCGGGCTCGTCGGTCGCCTCACGCCGCAGCTCCGCGACAAGACGATCGATCTGATGGTCGCCGCGGTGCAGGAGGACTATCGCGGCATCGCCGACGCGCTCTACGCAATCGGCACGCCCACGCGGAAGGTCGATCGTCAGGCGTTCGAGGCCGAGGTCGCGATGCTGGCCGAGAAGTACCTCGGCAAGAAGCTCGCGGACATCCAGGTGAGCGCGCTGATCCGCGACCTCGTGCAGGGCGCGACGAAGTACGGCATCGAGATCCCGCCCGACTTCCTGATGGTCGGCAAGGCGCTGATGACCGTCGAGGGTGTGGGCAAGGAGATCGCGCCCCACTTCGATCTCTACGAGGAGATGAAGCCGTACTTCTTGCGGCTGCTCGCGAACCGCTACTCGCCCGAGCGCATGCTGCCCGAGCTGCTGCGCAGCGTCGCGCGCATCTCGAGCGCAGCGACCGAGTTCCCGATGCAGGCGCAGGAGATCCTCGAGGACCTCCGGCGCGGCCGGCTCGAGGTGCGGGTGCGCGAGCCCTCGCTCACGCAGGCGTTCGACGTGATCGGGCGGCGCATCTACAGCGGGTTCGTCGTCGGCTCGCTGGTGATGGGCAGCGCGTGGCTCGCGTCCGCGGGGAGCTGGACCGCGAGCGGGCTCTTCTTCGTGATGGCGCTCGCCTGGGGCGGCGCGCACACCGTGCTCGCGATGTGGCTCAGCCGGAAGAAGCGGCCGTGA
- a CDS encoding SDR family oxidoreductase — MADLKGKTLFITGASRGIGLAIGVRAARDGANVAIVAKTTEPHPKLPGTIYTAAQEIEKAGGKALPIACDIRDENAVAAAVQKTVETFGGIDVLVNNASAISLTGTPDTQMKRYDLMHSINTRGTFVCSQACIPHLLKSSNPHVLNLSPPLNMEERWFAPHVAYTMAKFGMSMCVLGMAGEFRGRGIAFNALWPRTTIATAAVQNLLGGDDMIRGSRKPEIMGDAAYVILTRPSRECTGNFFIDDDVLASVGKTDLSEYAIDPSAKLMPDFFV, encoded by the coding sequence ATGGCGGATCTGAAGGGCAAGACCCTCTTCATCACCGGCGCGAGCCGCGGAATCGGTCTGGCGATCGGCGTGCGCGCCGCGCGCGACGGCGCGAACGTGGCGATCGTCGCGAAGACGACCGAGCCGCACCCGAAGCTGCCGGGCACGATCTACACGGCGGCCCAGGAGATCGAGAAGGCGGGCGGCAAGGCGCTCCCGATCGCCTGCGACATCCGCGACGAGAACGCGGTCGCGGCGGCGGTGCAGAAGACGGTCGAGACGTTCGGCGGCATCGACGTGCTCGTGAACAACGCGAGCGCGATCTCGCTGACGGGCACGCCCGACACGCAGATGAAGCGCTACGACCTGATGCACTCGATCAACACGCGCGGCACGTTCGTGTGCTCGCAGGCGTGCATCCCGCACCTGCTCAAGTCGTCGAACCCGCACGTCCTGAACCTCTCGCCGCCGCTCAACATGGAAGAGCGTTGGTTCGCGCCGCACGTCGCGTACACGATGGCGAAGTTCGGCATGAGCATGTGCGTGCTCGGCATGGCGGGCGAGTTCCGCGGCCGCGGCATCGCGTTCAACGCGCTCTGGCCGCGCACGACGATCGCGACGGCGGCGGTGCAGAACCTGCTCGGCGGCGACGACATGATCCGCGGCTCGCGCAAGCCGGAGATCATGGGCGACGCGGCGTACGTGATCCTCACGCGCCCGAGCCGCGAGTGCACCGGGAACTTCTTCATCGACGACGACGTGCTCGCGTCGGTGGGCAAGACCGATCTCAGCGAGTACGCGATCGATCCTTCTGCGAAGCTGATGCCTGACTTCTTCGTCTGA
- a CDS encoding metal-dependent hydrolase, giving the protein MDNLTHSLAGIVCAELVVQARRARGDDVDPRWSRAAWLVSAGAHNVPDVDFVYSWITEGKLGYLLHHRGHTHTLALAPLMALLPLVVAWMWARRAKVVWSRADHAWLIALALVGAVGHLCLDFSNNYGVHPFWPIANGWIAADSIFIVEPLFFAATIPMAMLASRSRRARIAWGVVLAITLALPWVAASYVAWPFALGTTIVGALVLAVTHRVDARWRPIVALSTSFGVLATFAISGERGEAHLREALEREAPDEEIVDVARMPMPTAPPCWEAVVTSIDRASDRYAIRVMRVSAWPELVPVTTCLRMPRLETTAPLVRAPRELDRAVHLESTLSAELDVLRAIASRCDGGAFMRFARVPFVVEGERAIVLGDARYDREAGESFAEMEIPRVLGECPRFVPPWTPWRASDLLAPRE; this is encoded by the coding sequence TTGGACAACCTCACGCACTCGCTCGCGGGGATCGTCTGCGCGGAGCTGGTCGTCCAGGCACGTCGCGCGCGCGGTGACGACGTCGATCCGCGCTGGTCGCGCGCGGCGTGGTTGGTGAGCGCGGGCGCGCACAACGTGCCCGACGTCGACTTCGTCTACTCGTGGATCACCGAGGGCAAGCTCGGGTACCTGCTGCACCATCGCGGGCACACCCACACGCTGGCGCTCGCGCCGCTGATGGCGCTGCTGCCGCTCGTCGTCGCGTGGATGTGGGCGCGGCGCGCGAAGGTCGTGTGGTCGCGCGCCGATCACGCGTGGCTGATCGCGCTCGCGCTGGTCGGCGCGGTCGGGCACCTCTGCCTCGACTTCTCGAACAACTACGGGGTGCACCCGTTCTGGCCGATCGCGAACGGGTGGATCGCGGCGGACTCGATCTTCATCGTCGAGCCGCTCTTCTTCGCGGCGACGATCCCGATGGCGATGCTCGCGTCGCGCTCGAGGCGCGCGCGCATCGCGTGGGGCGTGGTGCTCGCGATCACCCTCGCGCTGCCGTGGGTCGCCGCGTCGTACGTCGCGTGGCCGTTCGCGCTCGGCACGACGATCGTGGGCGCGCTGGTGCTCGCGGTGACGCATCGCGTCGATGCGCGGTGGCGTCCGATCGTGGCACTGAGTACCAGTTTCGGCGTGCTCGCGACGTTCGCGATCTCGGGCGAGCGCGGCGAGGCGCATCTTCGCGAGGCGCTCGAGCGCGAGGCGCCCGACGAGGAGATCGTCGACGTCGCGCGCATGCCGATGCCGACCGCGCCGCCGTGCTGGGAGGCGGTGGTCACGTCGATCGATCGCGCGAGCGATCGCTACGCGATCCGGGTGATGCGCGTGAGCGCGTGGCCGGAGCTCGTGCCGGTCACCACGTGCCTGCGCATGCCGCGCCTCGAGACCACCGCGCCGCTGGTGCGCGCGCCGCGCGAGCTCGATCGCGCGGTGCACCTCGAGTCGACGCTCTCGGCGGAGCTCGACGTGCTGCGCGCGATCGCGTCGCGCTGCGACGGAGGTGCGTTCATGCGGTTCGCGCGCGTGCCCTTCGTCGTCGAGGGGGAGCGCGCGATCGTGCTCGGTGACGCGCGCTACGACCGCGAGGCGGGCGAGAGCTTCGCGGAGATGGAGATCCCGCGCGTGCTCGGTGAGTGTCCGCGCTTCGTGCCGCCGTGGACGCCGTGGCGGGCATCCGATCTGCTCGCGCCGCGCGAGTGA